AAGTCGAGGAGTAGTCCTTGGTTCGTCAGTTCAGCTTCCGGTAGTCGCGCGCCTCCTCGGCGGCGGCGACCACGGAGTCGAGCGTCGCCTTCTTGCTGGTGGCTTCGACGGCGGCGTTGACCGCCGCTTCGAGGACGGGCGCGTCGGCGATCCGCACGTCCGCGTCGCTCGTCTCCACGGCGAGTTCGGCGTTCATCACCGCGCTCCCGAGGTCGACCAGGAGGACGACGCCGTCGCCGTCGTCGGCGGCGTCGATAGCCGCGGAGATGCGGTCGACCGACGTGCCCAGGCCGCCGTCTCCCTCGCCGCCGGCGGGTTCGATGTTGGCGTCGGTGGCCATCTGTGCCGCCACCTCACAGATCCCCTCGGCCGCCTTCGCCGAGTGCGAGACGACGACGAGGCCGACCATCTACGCCTCCTCCGCGTCGTCGCCGTCGTCGGGGACCGTCGGCGAGGTGGCGTCGCGGTCGAGCGCCTCCTCGCCGTCGAGGTACTCGGTGGCGGTCTCCAGCAGTTCTTCGAGGATGATAAGCGTCGACGTCGCCCCGGGGTCTCGGTGGCCGACAGAGCGCCACCCCAGATACGAGGCGCGTCCCTTCGTCGCCCGGATGGGGACGGTGAAGTTCACGCCGCGCTCGGCGGCGTCGACCGTCTTCGCCAGCGCTTCGAGGGGTGGCAGGTCGTCCTCCTCGATCGACTTCTTGTACGTGTGGACCGCGGGCGTGACGGCGTCGACCATCGTCTTCTGGCCTATCTGCGCGCCGCCGCGGTCCTGGAGCTTCTCGAGGTAGGCCTCGGCGAACGCCACCGACGTCTCGGCCGTGATCCCCTCGTCGAGTTCCTGGCTGGCAGTCAGGATCGACCCCCCGTACAGCGGCCCCGCCGCGCCGCCGACCTCGCTCACGATCGCCATGCCCACCGCCTTGACGATCTCGGCCGGCTCCCCGTCCATCCCCTCCGTCTTCTCGAGGACGGTCTGAAAGCCGCGGTTCATGTTCGCGCCGTGGTCGGCGTCGCCGATGGCCGAGTCTAGCTCCGTCAGGTACGTCTTCTCCGCCGCGAGTCGGTCGGCGACGTTCGCGAGCGCCGCGTGCAGTGCCTCCACCTGAACGTCCGTGTCTGCCATGCATCGGAATCAGTTGGCACCGAAATAAGGGTAGGGGTAGGGCTCTCGCGGCGGCCCGTCGCGCTTCCGAGAGGCGTCGTCGGTCAGTCGCGGACGGTCAGCGCCGGCGTGTCGCAGGGGTGTGCGAGCAGTTCCTTCAGTTCGTCGTCGACCGCACACACGGTGATCGAACAGCCCATCATGTCGAGGGAGGTCATGTAGTCACCGACCCACGCGTCCCACGTCTCCAGCCCGTGATCGTCGACGATTTCCTGGAGCTTGCGGTTGACGATGAACAGCTCCGACAGCGGCGTGCCGCCCATCCCGTTGACGATGGTGACGATCTCCTGACCCTCATCGAGGTCGAGATCCGCGAGGACGCCCTCCGTGAGGTGTTCAGTGATCTCGTCCGCGCTCATCACGTCGGTCCGTTCTGTGCCCGGTTCGCCGTGGATACCGATGCCGAGTTCCATCTCCTCGTCGCCGAGGTCGAACGTCGGCTCGCCCTTCTCGGGGGTGACACAGGAGGTGAGCGCCATCCCCATCGTGCCGACGCTGTCGATGACTTTCTCGGCGACGGCCTTGACTTCGCCGAGGTCGCCGCCCTGGTGGGCCTTCGCGCCCGCCGCCTTGTGGACGAGGATCGTGCCGCAGACGCCGCGCCGTCCCGACGTGTACAGCGAGTCCTCGACGGCGACGTCGTCGTTCACCACGACCTGTTCGACCTCGACGTCCTCCATCGCCGCGAGTTCCGCGGCGGTGTCGAAGTTCATCACGTCGCCCTCGTAGTTCTTCACGACGCAGAGGACGCCCGCGCCGCCGTCACAGGCCTGGATCATCTCTTGCAGTTGGTCCGCGGTGGGCGAGGTGAACACCTCCCCGGCCGCGGCCCCGTCGAGCATTCCCTCGCCGAGATAGCCCGCGTGGGTCGGCTCGTGCCCAGAGCCCCCGCCGGAGACGATGCCGACCTTGCCGTCGATCGGTGCGTCCTCCCGGACGAGCACCTCGATGTCGTCGAGCCGACGTACCTGGTCTGGGTACGCCGCGACCATCCCGTCGAGCATCTCGTCCACTACGTCCGCCGGTTCGTTGATGAGTTTCTTCATACGGCGGAGTGACAGACGGCGGTCTCTGTAAAAAGTGTTTGTCGGGATTAATTGGAAGGAATATCAGTTCGCCCGTGACTGTCGCTCAGGCGGCCGGTTTGTCGGCCTCCAGCCGGTCGATGCCGATCGTGACCGAGACACCCTCGACGTCCCACTCTTCGACGAGGTCCATCTCGTCGGGTGAGTCGACGAACGACTCGGTGCGGGTCTCCTCGGCGATGAGCTCGCGGTGACGGTCGACGAGTTCCGAGATCCGGTCGTCGGCCACGTCGACCGACGTGTTGATCTCCTCGTCGACGGGCAGATCGAGCCGTTTGCGCATCTCCTGGATCCGGCGGACCACGTCGCGGGCGTACCCTTCGGCCTCGATCTCCTCAGTGAGTGCCGTGTCGACGTACACCGTCCCCGACTCGAAGTCGGCGGCCGAGACGTCCTCGGGCGGCTCGGCGTGCCACTCGACCATCTCCGAGGTGAGTTCGTACTCGTCGCCGTCGACCACGACGGCGAGGTCGCCGTCGCCGGCGAGGTCGTCACGGCTCGCCCCCTCGACCGCGCCCATGATCCGCTGGGCGTCCGCGCCGAAGGTGGGGCCGATGACGCCCATCTGCGGGTCGGCGTACTCGACGAGTTCGTCGAACGCTTCGACGACCTCGATCGCGCGGGCGTTGACCCGCTCGGCGAGGAGGT
This Salinigranum marinum DNA region includes the following protein-coding sequences:
- the dhaM gene encoding dihydroxyacetone kinase phosphoryl donor subunit DhaM; amino-acid sequence: MVGLVVVSHSAKAAEGICEVAAQMATDANIEPAGGEGDGGLGTSVDRISAAIDAADDGDGVVLLVDLGSAVMNAELAVETSDADVRIADAPVLEAAVNAAVEATSKKATLDSVVAAAEEARDYRKLN
- the dhaL gene encoding dihydroxyacetone kinase subunit DhaL, whose amino-acid sequence is MADTDVQVEALHAALANVADRLAAEKTYLTELDSAIGDADHGANMNRGFQTVLEKTEGMDGEPAEIVKAVGMAIVSEVGGAAGPLYGGSILTASQELDEGITAETSVAFAEAYLEKLQDRGGAQIGQKTMVDAVTPAVHTYKKSIEEDDLPPLEALAKTVDAAERGVNFTVPIRATKGRASYLGWRSVGHRDPGATSTLIILEELLETATEYLDGEEALDRDATSPTVPDDGDDAEEA
- the dhaK gene encoding dihydroxyacetone kinase subunit DhaK, with translation MKKLINEPADVVDEMLDGMVAAYPDQVRRLDDIEVLVREDAPIDGKVGIVSGGGSGHEPTHAGYLGEGMLDGAAAGEVFTSPTADQLQEMIQACDGGAGVLCVVKNYEGDVMNFDTAAELAAMEDVEVEQVVVNDDVAVEDSLYTSGRRGVCGTILVHKAAGAKAHQGGDLGEVKAVAEKVIDSVGTMGMALTSCVTPEKGEPTFDLGDEEMELGIGIHGEPGTERTDVMSADEITEHLTEGVLADLDLDEGQEIVTIVNGMGGTPLSELFIVNRKLQEIVDDHGLETWDAWVGDYMTSLDMMGCSITVCAVDDELKELLAHPCDTPALTVRD